Proteins encoded within one genomic window of Triticum aestivum cultivar Chinese Spring chromosome 2D, IWGSC CS RefSeq v2.1, whole genome shotgun sequence:
- the LOC123049843 gene encoding uncharacterized protein gives MSTLRPRVSDSRRKEWEQCWHRFYKCIRYDSRQCRFFEFQRAYNMRMTHEQILAMQHQAGWHPPGFGFAPQQGNGPSQMVRATIQPQIQAQLQPQMQPQTQPQIQSPMQQLPPAGNNMIADAGVGAAYGAQGLGAVAVLMAAVNIMLTVVLLMVVLAK, from the exons ATGTCCACTCTGCGGCCACGAGTTAGTGACAGCCGTCGCAAGGAGTGGGAACAATGTTGGCACCGATTCTACAAGTGCATCCGCTACGAT TCAAGGCAGTGCCGTTTCTTTGAGTTCCAGCGTGCGTACAACATGAGGATGACTCATGAGCAGATCCTGGCTATGCAGCACCAGGCCGGATGGCACCCACCCGGGTTTGGATTCGCGCCCCAGCAGGGAAATGGTCCTTCTCAGATGGTTCGTGCTACCATCCAACCCCAGATCCAGGCGCAGTTGCAGCCGCAGATGCAGCCGCAGACGCAGCCTCAGATCCAGTCTCCGATGCAGCAGCTTCCCCCGGCGGGCAACAATATGATAGCTGACGCCGGAGTCGGAGCAGCATATGGAGCACAAGGCCTAGGTGCAGTCGCTGTTCTTATGGCTGCAGTGAACATCATGCTAACTGTTGTGCTGTTGATGGTTGTGTTAGCTAAGTAA
- the LOC123054298 gene encoding uncharacterized protein yields the protein MDDSSSQFGSCGATDARYVKDVAQAAAPCPLVHPEGSSSSAKSVDPPAPTSRISIKHAACVIQKFDDYKKWLVEQIGFGGMLKLPAVQKLSLKCSAWIMSRVSVSRREIKLRDNKVLRFFTEDVHKVFGIPCGHRSVKGRDAIINPEAVHFIKTTLQMDKTGVHSLRAAENFLLRDINENSSKLEKDCFQIAFVIFVTGHVLAPTTKHNYATIDYWGAIANTEAIVQFNWCEYVLLQLLDAVKKLKSDMLDNNQSTNLTGCHFFFQIFLLDNLDLGILNKPHNVLPRISDFDPESFRKMLIMAADPVKGATSYSHANLRDASTVCYIRQKFPSSVPSSTTSRRLPRGCATPAIGNLQFTTPLPHCDAGHQVNTDGAMPSAAAPGPLDFAKYLREKYPQLVADEITMIIKQQYARGLMQLTQASNSIQQALLQARNGLQLDMYKFSDQVINSVSTRCVCCRVRGFTGCPASGTTNSKSVRFTTPVAHKI from the exons ATG GATGATAGTAGTTCGCAGTTCGGCAGCTGCGGAGCAACGGACGCTCGTTATGTTAAGGACGTCGCTCAGGCAGCTGCGCCTTGCCCTCTTGTTCACCCAGAGGGCTCATCTTCAAGTGCTAAGTCGGTAGATCCACCTGCACCAACATCACGCATCTCCATCAAGCATGCAGCTTGTGTCATTCAGAAGTTTGACGACTACAAGAAATGGTTAGTAGAGCAGATTGGTTTTGGTGGTATGCTGAAGCTCCCAGCCGTGCAGAAGCTGAGTTTGAAGTGCAGCGCTTGGATAATGAGTAGAGTCAGCGTTAGCCGTAGGGAGATTAAACTTAGGGATAACAAGGTACTCAGGTTTTTCACCGAGGATGTGCACAAGGTTTTTGGGATCCCATGCGGTCACCGCAGTGTGAAAGGCAGGGATGCAATCATCAATCCTGAAGCTGTTCATTTCATAAAGACAACACTTCAAATGGATAAAACCGGCGTGCATAGCTTGCGGGCTGCCGAAAATTTTCTGTTGCGCGATATCAATGAGAATTCAAGCAAGTTGGAGAAGGATTGTTTCCAGATTGCATTTGTCATCTTTGTTACGGGCCATGTACTAGCACCAACTACTAAGCACAACTATGCCACCATCGACTACTGGGGGGCGATTGCAAATACGGAGGCCATAGTTCAGTTCAATTGGTGTGAGTATGTTCTGTTACAACTTCTGGATGCAGTCAAGAAGCTGAAGAGCGACATGCTGGACAACAATCAGTCCACCAATCTAACCGGTTGCCATTTTTTCTTCCAG ATTTTCTTGTTAGACAACCTTGATCTCGGCATTTTAAACAAGCCTCATAATGTGCTCCCAAGGATATCTGACTTCGACCCAGAGTCATTTCGTAAAATGTTGATTATGGCTGCCGATCCAGTGAAAGGAGCTACGTCATATTCTCATGCAAAT CTGAGAGATGCGTCGACGGTCTGCTACATACGGCAGAAGTTTCCCTCATCTGTTCCGTCGTCAACAACTAGTAGAAGGCTGCCGAGGGGATGTGCCACGCCTGCAATAGGAAACCTTCAATTCACAACTCCCCTACCACATTGCGATGCTGGTCATCAGGTTAACACTGACGGAGCAATGCCATCTGCTGCAGCTCCTGGTCCATTGGATTTCGCAAAGTACTTACGTGAGAAGTACCCACAGCTT GTAGCAGACGAGATCACAATGATTATAAAACAGCAGTACGCAAGGGGCCTTATGCAGTTGACACAAGCCAGCAATTCTATCCAGCAGGCCTTGTTACAAGCAAGAAATGGTTTGCAACTGGATATGTACAAGTTTTCAGACCAAGTAATCAACTCAGTGTCTACCCGCTGTGTATGTTGTCGTGTGCGTGGTTTCACTGGTTGCCCTGCCTCAG GCACTACTAATTCCAAATCGGTACGTTTTACCACGCCGGTGGCTCACAAAATTTAG